In one Populus nigra chromosome 12, ddPopNigr1.1, whole genome shotgun sequence genomic region, the following are encoded:
- the LOC133669362 gene encoding F-box protein At5g07610-like — MKRVSLSSAEIIASNQDLLTEILIRIPAKPLLKFKCVSKQWLSLISDPKFCIWHACHQRVPNPTPNALLLNNFYSSTPTFQFIPLIGDDSSSYSQAAVFDYLNVSPNYRLKIKNSCNGLILCMSIFYGCGFDDACSELKGIICNPTTKQFKTLSFPVPKFGNSKTYSSFYGLAFDPLKSHHYKIICLHVDYRVSKNPQIYLYSSRTNSWSFLQNSLEAPTLYGFVNGVFCNDAIHWCSYEQTTLYFDVNTESLKIMPMPPIFSTVNRFREMMYFGESRGRLHLAGIGRCFIFGFDVWEMASDYSGWSFLHRVSLHSMKRAFPKQKFDTFSILNVLLAEKEEELKVVISVDSISVSLNVFDGTLKMLSVLEPGLEFPAELGYEGHDAFQYFQSLVCV, encoded by the coding sequence ATGAAGCGTGTTTCTTTATCTTCGGCGGAAATAATTGCCAGCAACCAAGACCTTCTGACCGAAATTCTCATCCGAATACCTGCAAAACCTCTCCTGAAATTCAAGTGCGTATCAAAACAGTGGCTCTCTTTAATTTCTGACCCCAAATTCTGTATCTGGCATGCTTGCCACCAACGAGTCCCGAACCCCACACCCAATGCTCTCCTGCTCAACAACTTTTACTCATCCACTCCGACTTTCCAGTTCATCCCTCTCATTGGTGATGATTCATCTTCTTATTCTCAAGCTGCAGTCTTTGACTATTTGAATGTGTCTCCGAACTATCGGCTCAAGATAAAGAATTCTTGCAACGGATTGATCCTTTGTATGTCCATCTTCTATGGCTGTGGTTTTGATGATGCATGTTCTGAACTCAAGGGCATTATTTGTAATCCCACTACCAAGCAATTTAAGACTCTTTCTTTTCCCGTTCCTAAATTCGGGAATTCTAAAACATATTCAAGTTTTTATGGTTTGGCCTTTGATCCCTTAAAATCACATCACTACAAGATCATTTGTCTTCATGTTGATTATCGAGTCTCTAAAAATCCCCAAATTTATCTATATTCCTCACGTACCAACTCTTGGAGCTTCTTGCAAAACTCTTTGGAAGCACCAACTTTGTATGGTTTTGTAAATGGGGTTTTCTGCAATGATGCTATTCATTGGTGCAGTTATGAACAAACCACATTGTATTTCGATGTAAATACTGAAAGTTTGAAGATAATGCCAATGCCTCCTATATTTTCGACTGTAAACAGATTTCGGGAAATGATGTACTTTGGGGAATCAAGGGGCCGTTTGCACTTGGCAGGCATAGGACGCTGTTTCATCTTTGGATTTGATGTTTGGGAGATGGCTTCTGATTATTCTGGATGGTCTTTTCTGCACCGTGTGAGTCTTCATAGTATGAAAAGGGCATTTCCTAAACAAAAGTTTGATACATTTTCAATATTGAATGTTCTTCTGgctgaaaaggaagaagaattgAAGGTTGTGATATCAGTTGACAGTATATCCGTGTCCTTGAATGTTTTCGATGGTACATTGAAGATGCTTAGTGTTTTAGAGCCAGGACTTGAATTTCCTGCTGAATTGGGTTATGAAGGGCATGATGCCTTTCAATACTTTCAGTCCCTTGTTTGTGTTTGA